One region of Deinococcus radiopugnans ATCC 19172 genomic DNA includes:
- a CDS encoding ABC transporter substrate-binding protein, translating to MKKAFSRPALLTAALLAAASGTVAGAQKTQLEFWTISLAPLFNDEMNRLVTQFEKENPNVSLKWVDVPSNAMEQKLLAAVASGRPPAAVNLSSDMAVKLVQQGALEPLTLDAAAKKLYFESPLSTFTFDGKVMGVPWYWAPKVVAYNTDIFKKAGLDPNNPPRTIQTIIAAAKQIKDKTGMYGFMPNIGGINMLYLFQEAGLPVLDKSGNKAVFNSPEHIRLVQQYVDLYKAGYIPEDTMRRGYTAATELYSSGKLGMLITGPQFIIRVENDNKAIYNLTKVAPYPINLAGNVIHTPLMGFTVPKGVRDRALAQKLALFLTNDANQLQFSRVTKTTFPSTVKASTDKFFKQGGASAIDQGKLVASTELKKARDLTLNYPDASKLNKVFKDNIESAMAGQKTVKAALDDIVKAWNASL from the coding sequence ATGAAAAAAGCCTTTTCCCGTCCCGCCCTGCTCACCGCCGCCCTGCTCGCCGCCGCTTCGGGCACCGTCGCGGGCGCGCAGAAGACCCAGCTGGAGTTCTGGACGATCAGCCTTGCGCCGCTGTTCAACGATGAGATGAACCGGCTGGTGACGCAGTTTGAGAAGGAAAACCCGAACGTGTCCTTGAAGTGGGTGGACGTGCCCAGCAACGCGATGGAACAGAAGCTGCTGGCCGCCGTCGCCTCGGGCCGCCCGCCCGCCGCCGTGAACCTGTCCTCGGACATGGCGGTCAAGCTGGTGCAGCAGGGGGCGCTGGAGCCGCTGACGCTGGACGCCGCCGCGAAGAAGTTGTATTTCGAGTCGCCGCTCAGCACCTTCACCTTCGACGGCAAGGTGATGGGCGTGCCGTGGTACTGGGCGCCCAAGGTGGTGGCGTACAACACCGACATCTTCAAGAAGGCAGGGCTCGATCCCAACAACCCGCCGCGCACCATCCAGACCATCATCGCCGCCGCCAAACAGATCAAGGACAAGACCGGCATGTACGGCTTCATGCCCAACATTGGCGGCATCAACATGCTGTACCTGTTTCAGGAGGCGGGGCTGCCGGTGCTGGACAAGAGCGGCAACAAGGCGGTGTTCAACAGTCCCGAACACATCCGGCTGGTGCAGCAGTACGTGGATCTGTACAAGGCCGGGTACATCCCCGAGGACACCATGCGCCGGGGCTACACCGCCGCCACCGAACTGTATTCGTCGGGCAAGCTGGGCATGCTGATCACGGGGCCGCAGTTCATCATCCGGGTAGAGAACGACAACAAGGCCATTTACAACCTGACCAAAGTCGCGCCGTACCCGATCAACCTGGCCGGGAACGTGATCCACACGCCGCTGATGGGCTTCACGGTGCCCAAGGGGGTCAGGGACAGGGCGCTGGCGCAGAAGCTGGCGCTGTTCCTGACCAACGACGCCAACCAGCTGCAGTTCAGCCGGGTCACCAAGACCACCTTTCCCAGCACGGTCAAGGCCAGCACCGACAAGTTCTTCAAGCAGGGCGGGGCCTCGGCCATCGATCAGGGCAAACTCGTCGCCAGCACCGAGCTGAAGAAGGCCAGGGATCTGACCCTGAACTACCCCGACGCCAGCAAGCTGAACAAGGTCTTCAAGGACAACATCGAATCGGCGATGGCCGGACAGAAGACCGTGAAGGCCGCGCTGGACGACATCGTGAAGGCCTGGAACGCCAGCCTCTGA
- the nagZ gene encoding beta-N-acetylhexosaminidase, whose amino-acid sequence MTAQPLPGAFAMVDIPGPVLDAETAAHLKKYGVRSVCLFGKNIESVAQLRRLCADLREVLGEDALIALDHEGGAILRPDFWPFAPSAMDLGAADDAALTQDVSAALGRQLRSVGINWNFAPVLDVNVSPANPVIGERAYGADPATVTRHGRAALAGLAAAGVAACVKHFPGHGDTRVDSHLALPRVDKSRAELEATEFAPFRDLLPWTPAVMTAHIVYPTLDDVHPATLSRRILTGLLRQEWGFDGVTVTDSMGMKAIDDHYGRGEAGVLALEAGADLVMALGRREAQEATLEAIGAALQNRLNRQEMEASLERLHALGRQYPARADTSLNPQDDADLLRHAWAQGLTAYRNPVPPKPGSRITLIAHRQPVRETVSEAGADAETLARELGQVYDVNLIPFETPDEINWHAARAAGDPVILATTARHRHPALIGVQPDLHIALYNPYAVLDVDAPALLAYGFRPEARAAVLGWLKGETGAGGILPFAPS is encoded by the coding sequence ATGACTGCCCAACCCCTGCCCGGCGCCTTCGCGATGGTGGACATTCCCGGCCCTGTGCTGGACGCCGAGACGGCCGCGCACCTCAAAAAATACGGCGTCCGCAGCGTGTGTCTGTTCGGCAAGAACATCGAGTCGGTGGCGCAATTGCGCCGTCTGTGCGCCGATCTTCGCGAGGTGCTGGGCGAGGACGCGCTGATTGCCCTGGACCATGAGGGCGGCGCGATTCTGCGCCCGGACTTCTGGCCCTTCGCCCCGTCCGCGATGGATTTGGGCGCGGCGGACGACGCGGCGTTGACCCAGGACGTCTCGGCGGCGCTGGGCCGCCAGCTCCGGAGCGTCGGCATCAACTGGAATTTCGCCCCGGTGCTGGACGTGAACGTCAGCCCGGCCAATCCGGTGATCGGCGAACGGGCCTACGGGGCGGACCCGGCCACCGTCACGCGGCACGGGCGGGCGGCGCTGGCCGGCTTAGCGGCGGCGGGGGTGGCCGCCTGCGTCAAGCATTTTCCGGGGCATGGCGACACGCGGGTGGACAGCCACCTGGCCCTGCCGCGCGTGGACAAGAGCCGCGCCGAGCTGGAGGCCACCGAATTCGCCCCCTTCCGTGACCTGCTGCCCTGGACGCCCGCCGTGATGACCGCCCACATCGTCTACCCCACGCTGGATGACGTGCATCCCGCCACCCTTTCGCGCCGGATTCTAACTGGACTGCTACGGCAGGAATGGGGCTTTGACGGCGTGACCGTCACCGACAGCATGGGCATGAAAGCCATCGATGACCACTACGGGCGCGGCGAGGCGGGGGTGCTGGCGCTGGAAGCGGGGGCCGATCTGGTGATGGCCCTGGGCCGCCGAGAGGCGCAGGAGGCCACGCTGGAGGCCATCGGCGCGGCGCTGCAGAATCGGCTGAACCGTCAGGAAATGGAGGCCAGTCTGGAGCGTCTGCACGCGCTGGGCCGGCAGTACCCGGCGCGGGCGGACACCTCGCTGAATCCACAGGACGACGCGGACCTCCTGCGCCATGCTTGGGCGCAGGGCCTCACGGCCTACCGCAATCCAGTCCCGCCCAAACCCGGTTCCCGCATCACCCTGATCGCCCACCGCCAGCCCGTGCGCGAGACGGTCAGCGAGGCTGGAGCCGACGCCGAAACGCTGGCCCGCGAGCTGGGGCAGGTCTACGACGTCAACCTCATCCCCTTCGAGACGCCAGACGAGATCAACTGGCACGCGGCCCGCGCCGCTGGTGATCCGGTAATTCTGGCCACCACCGCCCGCCACCGTCACCCGGCCCTGATCGGCGTGCAGCCGGACCTGCACATCGCCCTGTACAACCCCTATGCTGTGCTGGACGTCGATGCGCCCGCGCTGCTGGCCTACGGTTTCCGGCCCGAAGCCCGCGCCGCCGTGCTGGGCTGGCTGAAAGGGGAGACAGGGGCAGGGGGAATTCTTCCTTTCGCCCCGTCCTGA
- a CDS encoding DegV family protein — protein sequence MTQQTNHPRFAVATDGGLDAFEGLNNAVPVAPFSVNFGNTSYRTDEISRADLFKELQTNPQHPTSSQPTPQEWADAIRAAGSPQVLAVTISAGLSGSRNAADQARGVLDGIDVRLHDSGTLSAAQAFQVHAAQTAALRGESLETALDWVRAVQQETELYFTIETLEYLRRGGRIGRVQATLGGLLNLKPVITVDKATGAYTNVSRARSYKGGIEAVGQQVTRTYGEGTPLRVGLLYGNVREDADVLLEQLRGRHPIVWSGAAGVNPVLNVHTGPRALGVAAAPGQWPWERGNQ from the coding sequence ATGACACAGCAAACGAACCACCCGCGCTTCGCCGTCGCCACGGACGGCGGGCTGGACGCCTTCGAGGGGCTGAACAACGCCGTGCCCGTCGCCCCGTTCTCGGTCAATTTCGGCAACACGAGCTACCGCACCGACGAGATCTCACGCGCGGACCTGTTCAAGGAGCTGCAAACCAACCCTCAGCATCCCACCAGCAGCCAGCCGACGCCTCAGGAATGGGCCGACGCGATCCGCGCTGCCGGCTCGCCACAGGTGCTGGCCGTGACCATCAGCGCGGGCCTCAGCGGCAGCCGCAACGCCGCCGATCAGGCCAGGGGCGTGCTGGACGGCATTGACGTTCGGCTGCACGATTCGGGCACGCTAAGCGCGGCGCAGGCGTTTCAGGTTCACGCCGCGCAGACCGCCGCGTTGCGGGGCGAATCGCTGGAAACGGCCTTGGACTGGGTTCGCGCCGTCCAGCAGGAAACCGAGCTGTACTTCACCATCGAGACCCTGGAATACCTGCGCCGGGGCGGGCGCATCGGGCGGGTGCAGGCCACGCTGGGCGGGCTGCTGAACCTCAAACCGGTGATCACGGTGGACAAGGCGACGGGCGCCTACACCAATGTCAGCCGCGCCCGCAGCTACAAGGGCGGCATCGAGGCGGTGGGCCAGCAGGTGACCCGCACCTACGGCGAGGGCACGCCGCTGCGCGTGGGCCTGTTGTACGGCAACGTCCGCGAGGACGCCGACGTGCTGCTGGAACAGTTGAGGGGAAGGCACCCCATCGTGTGGTCCGGTGCAGCGGGGGTCAACCCGGTGCTGAACGTCCACACCGGGCCGCGTGCGCTGGGCGTGGCAGCCGCGCCGGGCCAGTGGCCGTGGGAGCGGGGCAACCAGTAA
- a CDS encoding NAD(P)-dependent oxidoreductase, giving the protein MKTAAFLGLGAMGVPMAAALARRAAETGGRVLVWNRHADKAQAHAAEYGTQAAALEDMGQAGVIFSCLPTSADVDEVIGQLEGHLNPGTVWVDCTSGHPDAAQSQRARLLTRGVRLLDAPVSGGVSGAVAATLTVMLGGPADEVEAVRGELAFAGKAVHVGDTGAGFAVKAVNNALLAVNLWAAGEGLAALGRGGVDLGAALTVINASSGRSNATEHLIPARVLTRAFPPTFGLGLLAKDIGIALDVVGGVRGSAPVLAQVAALTRAAAQMIGPDEDHTALLKLVEQMNAQEIK; this is encoded by the coding sequence ATGAAGACTGCCGCATTTCTGGGCCTCGGCGCGATGGGCGTGCCGATGGCCGCCGCGCTGGCCCGCCGCGCCGCCGAAACGGGCGGGCGCGTCCTGGTCTGGAACCGTCATGCCGACAAGGCCCAGGCCCACGCCGCCGAGTACGGCACGCAAGCTGCGGCGCTGGAGGACATGGGGCAGGCGGGGGTGATCTTCAGTTGCCTGCCCACCAGCGCGGACGTGGACGAGGTGATCGGGCAACTGGAGGGGCACCTGAATCCCGGCACGGTCTGGGTGGACTGCACCAGCGGTCACCCGGATGCGGCACAGTCACAGCGCGCGCGCTTGCTGACGCGCGGCGTGCGGCTTCTGGACGCCCCGGTCAGCGGCGGCGTGAGCGGCGCGGTGGCGGCCACCCTGACCGTGATGCTCGGCGGCCCGGCGGACGAGGTGGAGGCGGTGCGCGGCGAGCTGGCCTTCGCGGGCAAGGCGGTGCATGTGGGCGACACGGGCGCGGGTTTCGCAGTGAAGGCGGTCAACAACGCGCTGCTGGCCGTGAACCTGTGGGCGGCGGGCGAGGGGCTGGCCGCGCTGGGTCGGGGTGGGGTGGACCTGGGTGCGGCGCTGACGGTCATCAACGCCAGCAGCGGGCGCAGCAACGCCACCGAGCACCTGATTCCGGCCCGCGTGCTGACCCGCGCCTTTCCGCCCACCTTCGGGCTGGGCTTGCTGGCCAAGGACATCGGCATCGCGCTGGACGTGGTGGGCGGCGTCAGGGGCAGCGCGCCGGTGCTGGCGCAGGTGGCCGCCCTGACCCGCGCCGCCGCGCAGATGATTGGCCCCGACGAGGACCACACCGCCCTGCTGAAACTGGTGGAGCAGATGAACGCACAGGAGATCAAATGA
- a CDS encoding GNAT family N-acetyltransferase, with protein sequence MTPSRVRPATRADVPALLEIYNHAVLHTTASYDLEAVSLDTRLAWFDHKQAAGWPVLVLEESGEVLGWATYGPFREKPGYAQTVEHSVYIREGRRGAGLGRRLMLALIADARARGFHVMLGGVDADNVGSLAFHARLGFVQVARFRQVGRKFGRWLDLAFVQLLLGGEGVEVPPGSPPESDAQVTGGRTFLTGGS encoded by the coding sequence GTGACGCCTTCCCGCGTCCGTCCGGCCACGCGCGCCGATGTCCCGGCCCTGCTGGAGATCTACAACCACGCGGTGCTGCACACCACCGCCTCGTATGACCTGGAAGCTGTCTCGCTGGACACCCGACTGGCGTGGTTTGATCACAAGCAGGCCGCCGGCTGGCCGGTACTGGTGCTGGAGGAGTCGGGCGAGGTGCTCGGCTGGGCCACCTACGGCCCCTTCCGGGAAAAACCCGGTTACGCGCAGACGGTGGAACACAGCGTCTACATCCGTGAGGGCCGGCGCGGTGCGGGCCTGGGCCGCCGGCTGATGCTCGCGCTGATCGCGGACGCGCGGGCCAGGGGCTTTCACGTCATGCTGGGCGGGGTGGACGCCGATAACGTGGGCAGCCTGGCCTTTCACGCGCGGCTGGGCTTCGTGCAGGTGGCCCGGTTCCGGCAGGTGGGGCGCAAGTTCGGGCGCTGGCTGGATCTGGCGTTCGTGCAACTGCTGCTGGGCGGGGAAGGGGTGGAAGTTCCGCCGGGCAGCCCCCCGGAATCTGACGCGCAGGTGACAGGAGGCCGCACGTTCCTCACAGGCGGCTCATAA
- the rpsB gene encoding 30S ribosomal protein S2, with translation MSYISMKQLLEAGVHFGHETKRWNPKFKRFIFAERNGIFIIDLQKTLKQVDRSFDFIKELAERGGVILFVGTKKQAQEIVELEARRTGMPFVTSRWLGGMLTNFKTIRTRIDRLNELDDLFESERINDRPKAERIALGTERERLLRFVGGIRKMNRLPDAIFVVDPTKEVIAVQEANKLGIPVIALADTDSDPDVIDYIVPGNDDAIRSIQLITHRIGDLLVEARGGGEDVSGERVDGENAGMMAAEQGEGGDTAQVTTTQGRS, from the coding sequence ATGTCGTACATCAGCATGAAGCAACTGCTGGAAGCCGGAGTGCACTTCGGCCACGAAACCAAGCGCTGGAACCCCAAGTTCAAGCGCTTCATCTTCGCCGAGCGCAACGGCATTTTCATCATCGATCTGCAGAAGACCCTCAAGCAGGTGGACCGCAGCTTCGATTTCATCAAGGAACTCGCCGAGCGCGGCGGCGTCATCCTGTTCGTCGGCACCAAGAAGCAGGCGCAGGAGATCGTGGAACTCGAAGCGCGCCGCACCGGCATGCCCTTCGTCACCAGCCGCTGGCTGGGCGGCATGCTCACCAACTTCAAGACCATCCGCACCCGCATCGACCGCCTGAACGAACTCGACGACCTGTTCGAGTCCGAGCGCATCAATGACCGCCCCAAGGCCGAGCGCATCGCCCTGGGCACCGAGCGCGAGCGGCTGCTGCGCTTCGTGGGCGGCATCCGCAAGATGAACCGCCTGCCCGACGCGATCTTCGTGGTGGACCCCACCAAGGAAGTCATCGCCGTGCAGGAAGCCAACAAGCTCGGGATTCCCGTGATCGCGCTGGCCGACACCGACTCTGACCCGGACGTGATCGACTACATCGTGCCCGGCAACGACGACGCGATCCGCAGCATCCAGCTGATCACGCACCGCATCGGCGACCTGCTGGTCGAAGCGCGGGGCGGCGGCGAGGACGTCTCCGGCGAGCGCGTGGACGGCGAGAACGCCGGCATGATGGCCGCCGAGCAGGGTGAGGGCGGCGACACCGCCCAGGTCACCACCACCCAGGGCCGCAGCTAA
- the tsf gene encoding translation elongation factor Ts — protein sequence MLESIKKLRELTGAGMMDVKKALADAGNDEDKAVALLRERGIVKAAKKADREAREGLVRFVVDGNAAAMVEVNSETDFVARNADFQQLVEQLAAAALKAKTSDVEELKNFTMDGGESVGTVVAAAAGRIGENLVLNRVAYLEGQQIAGYVHSNGKIGVLVDLDGGTAAQAKDVALHVAAENPQYLKREQVNSEDIEKEREILTNKALNEGKPQQIVEKIVSGQIGKFYEDKVLPEQKFVKDNSMTVGKYLGDATVNNFVRFEIGS from the coding sequence ATGTTGGAATCAATCAAGAAACTGCGCGAACTGACCGGTGCGGGCATGATGGACGTGAAGAAGGCCCTGGCCGACGCGGGCAACGATGAGGACAAGGCCGTGGCCCTGCTGCGCGAGCGCGGCATCGTCAAGGCCGCCAAGAAGGCGGACCGTGAGGCCCGCGAGGGGCTGGTGCGCTTCGTGGTGGACGGCAACGCCGCCGCGATGGTGGAAGTCAACAGCGAGACCGACTTCGTGGCCCGCAACGCCGACTTCCAGCAGCTCGTCGAGCAGCTGGCTGCGGCGGCGCTGAAGGCCAAGACCAGCGACGTTGAAGAACTGAAGAACTTCACGATGGACGGCGGCGAGAGCGTGGGCACCGTGGTGGCCGCCGCCGCCGGACGCATCGGCGAGAACCTGGTGCTGAACCGCGTGGCCTACCTGGAAGGCCAGCAGATCGCCGGCTACGTCCACAGCAACGGCAAGATCGGCGTGCTGGTGGACCTGGACGGCGGCACGGCGGCGCAGGCCAAGGACGTGGCCCTGCACGTGGCCGCCGAGAACCCGCAGTACCTGAAGCGCGAGCAGGTCAACAGCGAGGACATCGAGAAGGAGCGCGAGATCCTGACCAACAAGGCGCTGAACGAGGGCAAGCCCCAGCAGATCGTCGAGAAGATCGTCTCGGGTCAGATCGGCAAGTTCTACGAGGACAAGGTGCTGCCCGAGCAGAAATTCGTCAAGGACAACTCCATGACGGTGGGCAAGTACCTGGGCGACGCCACGGTGAACAACTTCGTCCGGTTCGAAATCGGTTCGTGA
- the pyrH gene encoding UMP kinase, whose amino-acid sequence MFKRVLLKLSGEFLSGEEGFGISPDTTARLARLISEALKGSEIELAIVIGGGNFWRGARNGVGMDPATADYIGMLGTVMNAMALQDAMETAGRPTRVMSAIPMAAVAEPYIRRRAMRHLEKGRVVIFGGGNGAPFFTTDTTSTLRALEIGAEVVLMAKNKVDGVYDSDPQKNPQAVRFDTLTHHEVVERRLAVMDATAITLCMDKGLPIVVFDLFEPGNLERLFRGERVGTLIQA is encoded by the coding sequence ATGTTCAAGCGCGTTCTGCTCAAGCTCTCCGGTGAGTTTCTGTCCGGGGAGGAGGGCTTTGGCATCAGTCCCGACACCACCGCCCGCCTGGCGCGGCTGATCAGTGAGGCCCTGAAAGGCAGCGAGATCGAGCTGGCCATCGTGATCGGCGGCGGCAACTTCTGGCGCGGCGCCCGCAACGGCGTGGGCATGGACCCCGCCACCGCCGACTACATCGGCATGCTGGGCACCGTCATGAACGCGATGGCCCTGCAAGACGCGATGGAGACCGCCGGACGCCCCACCCGCGTCATGAGCGCCATCCCGATGGCAGCGGTGGCCGAGCCGTACATCCGCCGCCGGGCCATGCGCCATCTGGAAAAGGGCCGCGTGGTGATCTTCGGCGGCGGCAACGGCGCGCCGTTTTTCACCACCGACACCACCAGCACCCTGCGCGCCCTGGAAATTGGCGCCGAGGTGGTGCTGATGGCCAAGAACAAGGTGGACGGCGTGTACGACAGCGATCCGCAGAAGAACCCGCAGGCCGTCCGGTTCGACACCCTGACCCACCACGAGGTGGTCGAGCGCCGCTTGGCCGTCATGGACGCCACGGCCATCACGCTGTGCATGGACAAGGGCCTGCCCATCGTGGTCTTTGATCTGTTCGAGCCGGGCAACCTGGAGCGGCTGTTCCGGGGCGAGCGGGTGGGCACGCTGATCCAGGCGTGA
- the frr gene encoding ribosome recycling factor, whose protein sequence is MSDMKTIQAETREKMGKAIESLESNLSVLRTGRANPGILKRIVVDYYGQSMPIDQVASVSTPDARTLVITPWDRGALAPIEKAIRDSDLGLNPNNKGDTIFISLPVLTEERRKDLVKNAKTYAEDARIAIRNLRKHSLDDVKKLEGIGDDDIKRGEADVQKITDEFIARVDSTFHKKEQEILG, encoded by the coding sequence ATGTCCGACATGAAAACCATTCAGGCCGAGACCCGCGAGAAGATGGGCAAGGCCATCGAGTCGCTGGAAAGCAACCTGAGCGTGCTGCGCACAGGCCGCGCCAACCCTGGCATCCTCAAGCGTATCGTCGTGGACTATTACGGTCAGTCCATGCCCATCGATCAGGTCGCCAGCGTCAGCACGCCCGACGCCCGCACGCTGGTCATCACGCCGTGGGACCGGGGCGCCCTGGCCCCCATCGAGAAGGCCATCCGCGACAGCGATCTGGGCCTGAATCCCAACAACAAGGGCGACACCATCTTCATCAGTCTGCCGGTGCTGACCGAGGAGCGCCGCAAGGATCTGGTCAAGAACGCCAAGACCTACGCCGAGGACGCCCGTATCGCCATCCGCAACCTGCGCAAGCACTCGCTGGATGATGTCAAGAAGCTCGAAGGCATCGGCGACGACGACATCAAGCGCGGCGAGGCCGACGTGCAGAAGATCACCGACGAGTTCATTGCCCGTGTGGACAGTACCTTCCACAAGAAGGAGCAGGAAATCCTCGGGTGA
- a CDS encoding phosphatidate cytidylyltransferase, translating into MESLSTRVLTSVVGFALISVMIWIGWWAMLPALIFVSVMGLYEYVRMLDRNDIDVRRVSLGVFAAAIIVASLPVWAQTPPWPGGSWREVVLTIALAYLLVMEVVRPGERPLERVVYSVFGLLYIPWLLGYFLLLRYSPDATAGLLYFALPLLATFAADIGGFFGGYYFGRRKLAPEVSPGKTVEGAIGGLLAGFLIVLTISSLSGIWSPLESLLYSILVASASQLGDLAESLIKRALKTKDSGTSLPGHGGFLDRIDSLLFAVPATYLFLQISVFSR; encoded by the coding sequence GTGGAGAGCCTGAGCACCCGCGTCCTGACGTCGGTGGTGGGCTTCGCCCTTATCAGCGTGATGATCTGGATCGGCTGGTGGGCGATGCTGCCGGCGCTGATTTTCGTCTCGGTGATGGGGCTCTACGAGTACGTCCGCATGCTGGACCGCAACGACATCGACGTGCGGCGGGTCAGCCTGGGCGTGTTCGCCGCCGCCATCATCGTTGCCAGCCTGCCGGTGTGGGCGCAGACCCCGCCGTGGCCCGGCGGCTCGTGGCGCGAGGTGGTGCTGACCATTGCGCTGGCCTACCTGCTGGTCATGGAGGTGGTGCGCCCCGGCGAACGCCCGCTGGAGCGCGTGGTCTACAGCGTGTTTGGCCTGCTGTACATTCCCTGGCTGCTGGGCTATTTCCTGCTGCTGCGCTACAGCCCAGACGCCACGGCAGGGCTGCTGTATTTCGCGCTGCCGCTGCTGGCCACCTTCGCCGCCGACATCGGGGGTTTTTTTGGCGGCTACTATTTCGGCCGCCGCAAGCTGGCCCCGGAAGTCAGTCCCGGCAAGACCGTCGAGGGGGCCATAGGCGGCCTGCTGGCCGGGTTCCTGATCGTGCTGACGATCTCCAGCCTGAGCGGCATCTGGTCCCCGCTGGAATCGCTGCTGTACTCCATTCTGGTGGCCAGCGCCAGTCAGCTGGGCGACCTGGCCGAGAGCCTGATCAAGCGCGCCCTGAAAACCAAGGACAGCGGCACCAGCCTGCCAGGTCACGGCGGCTTTCTGGACCGCATTGACAGCCTGTTGTTCGCCGTGCCGGCCACCTACCTGTTCCTGCAGATCAGCGTGTTTTCACGGTAG
- a CDS encoding DUF4388 domain-containing protein has translation MVRGDLAVFPFLSVMQMLLTSGREGLLSVDHVRGGQLWLERGEIIHARCGALTGDAALQLLASLGSGTFVFEPGISAPERTLHLHRDSALRRLFEESNAWEPLLRAFPDWQRRLRFTPRWTEAQPVTQPQFRALKLVSQELDIRTLLERCGEAPRSVLETLRPFMLAGLIEEC, from the coding sequence ATGGTGCGCGGCGACCTCGCAGTCTTTCCCTTTCTTTCCGTGATGCAGATGCTCCTGACCAGTGGCCGGGAAGGGCTGCTGAGCGTGGACCACGTGCGCGGCGGCCAGCTGTGGCTGGAGCGCGGTGAGATCATCCACGCCCGCTGCGGCGCGCTGACCGGCGACGCCGCGCTGCAACTGCTCGCCAGCCTGGGCAGCGGCACCTTCGTGTTCGAGCCGGGCATCAGCGCCCCCGAGCGCACCCTGCATCTGCACCGCGACTCGGCGCTGCGCCGCCTGTTCGAGGAAAGCAACGCCTGGGAGCCGCTGCTGCGCGCCTTTCCCGACTGGCAGCGCCGCCTGCGCTTCACCCCCCGCTGGACCGAGGCCCAGCCCGTCACCCAGCCCCAGTTCCGCGCCCTGAAACTGGTCTCGCAGGAACTGGACATCCGCACCCTGCTGGAACGTTGCGGCGAGGCGCCGCGCAGCGTGCTGGAGACCCTGCGGCCCTTCATGCTGGCCGGGCTGATCGAGGAATGCTGA
- a CDS encoding ADP-ribosylglycohydrolase family protein: MFTGTGTLLSLAAADALGAATEFKTPQAIAAHYGQTITDYQPGSVFGFAPGEATDDTQMTVATLLGYARRSGLEGVLAALHAWLEAGPPDVGGLTRAALRFCALDGGVRAWQASGFQGAGNGGLMRIAAVWIAGFRGSALARESAAVTALTHADPRCVYASVFLTAFLEALAGGQPYAAAAATALAVTDDFDARAALLDQGLFGLDTREAHAAFKDRERQARAEVRARVRSGLSGTLTSQSGFVLDTLEAAVKHAGANSWQACVEAAVLLGDDSDTVACVVGAIAGARGLTVPSRLLPTLRLGHTWPGWQRDWICTTQFPALVQAARQG, translated from the coding sequence ATGTTCACCGGGACCGGGACGCTCCTCTCGCTGGCAGCCGCAGACGCGCTGGGAGCGGCCACCGAATTCAAAACGCCCCAGGCGATCGCGGCCCATTACGGCCAGACCATCACCGACTACCAGCCGGGCAGCGTGTTCGGCTTCGCGCCGGGCGAGGCCACCGACGACACCCAGATGACCGTGGCGACGCTGCTGGGTTACGCGCGCCGCAGCGGTCTGGAGGGTGTGTTGGCAGCCCTGCACGCCTGGCTGGAGGCTGGGCCGCCGGACGTGGGCGGCCTGACCCGCGCGGCCCTGCGGTTCTGTGCGCTTGACGGCGGGGTGCGCGCGTGGCAGGCCAGCGGTTTCCAGGGGGCCGGAAACGGCGGACTGATGCGAATTGCCGCCGTGTGGATCGCCGGTTTCCGGGGCAGCGCCCTGGCCCGTGAGTCGGCAGCGGTCACGGCCCTGACCCACGCCGACCCGCGCTGCGTGTACGCCTCCGTCTTTCTGACGGCGTTTCTGGAGGCGCTGGCTGGGGGACAACCCTACGCCGCCGCCGCCGCCACCGCGCTGGCCGTGACCGATGACTTTGACGCCCGCGCGGCCCTGCTGGACCAGGGTCTGTTCGGTCTGGACACGCGCGAAGCCCATGCGGCCTTCAAGGACCGCGAGCGGCAGGCCCGGGCCGAGGTCCGCGCCCGCGTGCGATCCGGATTGTCGGGGACCCTGACCTCGCAGAGCGGGTTCGTGCTGGATACGTTGGAGGCCGCCGTGAAGCACGCCGGGGCCAACTCGTGGCAGGCCTGTGTGGAGGCCGCCGTCCTGCTGGGCGACGACAGCGACACAGTGGCCTGCGTGGTGGGGGCCATTGCCGGAGCGCGGGGGCTGACTGTTCCCTCGCGGCTGCTGCCCACACTACGCCTGGGTCATACCTGGCCGGGCTGGCAGCGCGACTGGATCTGCACCACGCAGTTTCCTGCCCTGGTGCAGGCGGCGCGGCAGGGATGA